GGCGCCATGGGTCCGGATATTTCATTTCGCGATAATTTCACCGATCTCAATAGCCTCGATGCGGTCAAAAAAGCGGGCAGAAAAGGCGACAAGCAAGCGCTGCGCGAGGTGGCCCGCCAGTTTGAGGCGATGTTTGTTCAACAAATGCTGAAAACCATGCGCGCTACCGAAGACGTATTTGCCGAAGGTAACTTCACCCAGTCCAGCGAAATGAAGTTCCACCGTGACTTGCTGGACCAGCAAATGTCTCTGCAGTTGACTAAAGGTCGGGGCATGGGGCTGGCGGAAGTGTTGTACAGAGAGTTGGATCGTAGTTACGGCAAGATGTTGCCGCAGGCCGGCAAGTCGTCCACAGGAATTTCTGCAGCCGAATCTTCGCCGAAGACCATTGCCCCGGCAACAGCTGCCACCATCGACACTGAAACTACGAAGCCGGCAGACAAGGACGGTTTCATCGACCGGATTTTTGAACAAGCCAGGCAGGCTGCAGAAAAACTGGGTGTTGCCGTTGAGGGGATTCTCGCTCAGGCGGCGTTGGAAACCGGTTGGGGCAGGGCCGTCATTCATAACGAAAAGGGTGAAAGCTCCAACAACCTGTTCAATATAAAAGCCGGTGGTGACTGGCAAGGCGATGTGGTATCGCGTAGGGTCAAAGAATTCCGGGGCGAAGAGGCTTATCAGGAACAGGCCCAATTTCGTGATTATCCGGATCTTACCGCGGCTTTTGAAGATCTGGTCCAGTTCTTGTCCAAACCGCGATACCAGCATGCAGTCAATACCGGATCGGCGGCCCATTACGGGCAGGCGCTGCAGCAAGCCGGCTACGCAACAGATCCCCACTATGCAGAAAAGATCGCCCGCATTGCTACCGATCCGGAATTCAAGCAAGCAGTGGCCCGCAATTTGCTTTAAATGAAGATGAAACGTGGCGTTTGTCAGATTGACGCTTGCCACACATTTAGCTTCAGTGGCGATTAACTTATGGCAGATTTACTTGGCATCAGCATCAGTGGCCTACGCTTCAGTCAGGCAGCGCTTAAAACCACCAGCCATAACATTACCAATGCTGATACCGCGGGCTATTCGCGGCAGCGGGCGCTGGCCGGTACCAATGGCGCGACCTTTCTCGGGGGCAGTTATGCAGGCAACGGTGTTAATCTGCAAACCATTGAGCGGGTTGCCAGTCAGTTCGCCATCGATCAGCTGCGCACCGACACCACGCTGTTCAATGAGCTGGAAACATTTAATGACAGCATCCGGCAAATAGACTCGCTGTTGTCAGATCCGGCTACCGGTGTGGCTACGGCGATGCAGAGCTTTTTTGCGTCTGTGCAGAATGGTGCGAATGACCCCACGTCCATTCCCAGCCGTCAGCTGATTGTCAGCGAGGCGGAAAATCTCGCTACGCGTTTCAATACGCTGTACGACCGGCTAGACGCCATCAATATCGGGGTCAGTCAGCAATTGAATACTGCGATTTCACAGATCAATTCACTGACCACCGTGATTGCAGATCTTAACGACAAGATCGCGCTCGCAGTGGGACAGGGGCAGGGCGCACAACCTAATGATCTGCTTGACCAACGTGATGAAGCCTTGCGTCAGTTGGCAGAGTTCGTTTCAGTCAGCACGTTTCAGCAGGACGGCAGCCAAATCAATGTGTTGGTGGGGAATGGGCAACCGTTGGTGGTTGGCAACCAGTCCCGCCAGTTACGGCTGGAAGATGGCCTGTTTGATGCTTCCAAGTCCGACATTATTTTTGACGGAGAAAAAGGTGCCCAACGGATCACCGATCTGATTTCCGGTGGTCAGCTAGGCGGTTTGTTGACCTTTCGTTCGCAGGTGCTGGATCCGACCATTAACGAACTGGGCCGTTTGGCAATCGTATTGGGGGAGAGTTTCAACGAAGTGCATTCCCAGGGCGTAGACTTAAACAGCCTGTATGGTAAACAGTTTTTTGCCGATGCAAACCACCCGGATTATCTCAGTACCCGGATCAAAGGCAGTGCCAATAATGCACTGCCGGACGACCGGCGCTTGTCCCTGCAAATCACCGATGTGAGACAGATGACCGCCTCAGATTACGAGCTGTCTATCACCTCAAACGGTGTGTATACGGTTACCCGTCTTTCCGATGGTGTGGTGTCCGAACAGGGAATCATGGGTAGCACCTTTCCTTATTCTGTGGAGTTTGACGGCTTGACCCTCAGTTTCGAGGGGGGCAGTTTTCGTTCTGGTGACAAGTTCCTGATACAACCCTCTCGCCAAGGCGCGAGAACCTTCAATAACGAAATCTCCCGCACGGAAGATATCGCTTTCGGTTCTCCTCTGCTAACAGACATGAGTCTGAGCAATAAGGGCTCGGGTGAGATTTCCGCGGGCGAAGTCCTGGCGACAAGGGATGCAAACGGCGATTTGTTGCCTTTGTTTGCCAATCAGGGCAAGTTTTCGCCGCCGTTAATCGTCAAATTCACATCGCCCACAAGCTACGACATTCTGGACAATTCTGATCCGGGTAACCCGGTTCAGTTGGATCCGCCCTTGCGCAATCAGCGTTATGTCCCCGGGTTATCCAATTCACTGTTTGGTACCGATCCCGGCGCGACCCAGGCCAGTACAAATGGTCGCGCAATCGGGTTGCCGGCCGGTAGCACCCCATTATTACAAGCGGCACTTAAACCCACGGGTGCGGCGCTGCCTAACTATGCGGTGACAGATTTCTCCGGTTCGGCAAATCAGTTTGCATTTGATGTAGTGGTGTCCAATACACTCAATGGCGCATCTGACGGCACATTTACGGTATTGATTAACAGCCCGGGGATCGTCGATAACGCTACGCTTTTGGCGGATATTAACGATGACCTCGCGTCCACCGCAGCTGAGGCGTATATAGACGAGAACGGGGAGCTGGCATTCCGGCTCCGGTCCATGGGTTACGGTGATATTACGCTGCAAAACTATGATGCCGATCCCGATGGGGGATTGGATCCAGCGCCGGCGGGGCAGGCGAACAACCTGTTAGGGTTTAATGTTGAGGGCGCCAGTTTTACCACGGTGGGCGGATCAAGTGGTGTCAGTGGCCAGGGTGTTGTGGGTAACCGTTACCCGGCTGAAATATTGCGGGTGATTCACACCAGCCCGACAACCGGGCAGCCGGTAACGCAGCAGATTACCACCAGCCAGAATGGCAGCGCCCGTTTACTCGCCAGTAGCCTGTCGAATATCCCGGGCGTGACGGCGAATGCCCATACCAGCGCATTATTGGATAACTTCAACCTGAGCCTGGCTGAGCCGTTACAAATAACGCTGAACGGTGAAAGTCTGTTGCCTTACACCACAAACCCGGTCACCGGCCAGCTGGAACTGGATCCGGCCATCCCGGATCCGGCGTCAGACCTCGTTGGTTTTTTAACCTTTGTCGCCAAACAGGTTAACGACAATACCACCCTCGATCAGAGTGGCACTTACGCGCAGGTCACTGTAGACCAGGCGACGGGCAGAGCCGGCTTAAGGATAATTTCCAGTCTGGGCGATGATCTGGATGTCCGGCTTACCGCTCAGCCGGGCGAATACATGGATGTGGGCGATGGCACTAATCCTCAGGTTCGCATCACTGCTAATGGTCCCGCGGTACAGACCGGTGTGGTCATTGGTGGCCGGGTCGATGTGACCTTGGCTGACGGTTACCGGCTGGAAACCTTGCCCACCGTCAGTCAGTTGTTTGGCAATAGCCAGGCTGTGGATTTCCAACAAAGTAACTACTGGGGTATTCAGGCCAGTATTGATGGCAGCCCGCAAACGGGTGACACATTTACGCTCGACTTTAATCAGAATGCCACGGCCGATAATCGCAATGCGCTCGATCTGGTCGATCTGGAACTGGAGAAAACCATCGATGGGGGCAACACCTATGCCAATGCCTACGGCCGTGTGGTGGAGGAAGTGGGTACCCGGACGGCAGCGTCACAGATTAATCGGGATGCAGCAGAAAAAATATTGATTCAAAGCCAGTCCCTGAGGGATTCCATCGCGGGTGTGAATCTGGAAGAAGAGGCCGCTAATCTGATTCGCTATGAGCAGCTCTACAATGCCAACGCGCAGGCTATCTCAGTTGCGCGCCAACTGTTCGACCGTTTGCTGAACAGTTTCTAACCTATTGAGGCTAAAAAAAATGCGTGTTTCTACCTCGGAGATTTTCAATGTTGCCAACCGGGGCATCAGCGATGCCAATTCGGCCATGGTAAAAACGCAAGAGCAGCTATCCACCGGCCTGCGCGTATTACGGCCATCGGATGATCCGGTCGCATCGACAAAAATTATGCAGTTAAACGACACCATCGCGCGTATCGGGCAATTTACCAAAAATATCAATTCTGCCGAAAACGACCTTCAGCTTGAGGAAACAACGCTGAACGGTGTGCTCGAACTCATTCAGCGGGTCCAGGAGCTGACGGTGCAGGCCGGTAATACAGCGACGCTGACGCCTTCGGATTACAAAGCGCTGGCGGCGGAAGTCGATGCGCGCCTGGAGGAGCTGCTTAATCAGGTCAATACCCGCAATGCCAACGGCGACTACATCTTTGCCGGCTATAAAGGTGGCACACAACCGTTCGAACGGCTGGGACCTGGTCAATTTACCTATTCGGGTGACGAAGGACAGAAACTGGTGAAAATCAGTGAGAGCGTCAAAGTGCCTGTGAGCGACAGCGGTAAGGCCCTGTTTATGGATATTGCT
This region of Simiduia agarivorans SA1 = DSM 21679 genomic DNA includes:
- the flgK gene encoding flagellar hook-associated protein FlgK → MADLLGISISGLRFSQAALKTTSHNITNADTAGYSRQRALAGTNGATFLGGSYAGNGVNLQTIERVASQFAIDQLRTDTTLFNELETFNDSIRQIDSLLSDPATGVATAMQSFFASVQNGANDPTSIPSRQLIVSEAENLATRFNTLYDRLDAINIGVSQQLNTAISQINSLTTVIADLNDKIALAVGQGQGAQPNDLLDQRDEALRQLAEFVSVSTFQQDGSQINVLVGNGQPLVVGNQSRQLRLEDGLFDASKSDIIFDGEKGAQRITDLISGGQLGGLLTFRSQVLDPTINELGRLAIVLGESFNEVHSQGVDLNSLYGKQFFADANHPDYLSTRIKGSANNALPDDRRLSLQITDVRQMTASDYELSITSNGVYTVTRLSDGVVSEQGIMGSTFPYSVEFDGLTLSFEGGSFRSGDKFLIQPSRQGARTFNNEISRTEDIAFGSPLLTDMSLSNKGSGEISAGEVLATRDANGDLLPLFANQGKFSPPLIVKFTSPTSYDILDNSDPGNPVQLDPPLRNQRYVPGLSNSLFGTDPGATQASTNGRAIGLPAGSTPLLQAALKPTGAALPNYAVTDFSGSANQFAFDVVVSNTLNGASDGTFTVLINSPGIVDNATLLADINDDLASTAAEAYIDENGELAFRLRSMGYGDITLQNYDADPDGGLDPAPAGQANNLLGFNVEGASFTTVGGSSGVSGQGVVGNRYPAEILRVIHTSPTTGQPVTQQITTSQNGSARLLASSLSNIPGVTANAHTSALLDNFNLSLAEPLQITLNGESLLPYTTNPVTGQLELDPAIPDPASDLVGFLTFVAKQVNDNTTLDQSGTYAQVTVDQATGRAGLRIISSLGDDLDVRLTAQPGEYMDVGDGTNPQVRITANGPAVQTGVVIGGRVDVTLADGYRLETLPTVSQLFGNSQAVDFQQSNYWGIQASIDGSPQTGDTFTLDFNQNATADNRNALDLVDLELEKTIDGGNTYANAYGRVVEEVGTRTAASQINRDAAEKILIQSQSLRDSIAGVNLEEEAANLIRYEQLYNANAQAISVARQLFDRLLNSF
- the flgJ gene encoding flagellar assembly peptidoglycan hydrolase FlgJ, which produces MGPDISFRDNFTDLNSLDAVKKAGRKGDKQALREVARQFEAMFVQQMLKTMRATEDVFAEGNFTQSSEMKFHRDLLDQQMSLQLTKGRGMGLAEVLYRELDRSYGKMLPQAGKSSTGISAAESSPKTIAPATAATIDTETTKPADKDGFIDRIFEQARQAAEKLGVAVEGILAQAALETGWGRAVIHNEKGESSNNLFNIKAGGDWQGDVVSRRVKEFRGEEAYQEQAQFRDYPDLTAAFEDLVQFLSKPRYQHAVNTGSAAHYGQALQQAGYATDPHYAEKIARIATDPEFKQAVARNLL